One window of the Streptomyces sp. TS71-3 genome contains the following:
- a CDS encoding MFS transporter, with amino-acid sequence MSDSASRGTGVVTTAVPARLDRLPWSRWHWMIVIGLGTVWILDGLEVTVVGNIAGRLSEPGSGLHIDSGQITGVAAALYVAGACVGALFFGHLTDRFGRKRLFMVTLVVYLAATALTGVSFESWWFFVFRFLTGLGIGGEYAAINSAIDELIPSDYRGRVDLIINGTFWLGAIGGSLLSIVMLDTDLFAKDLGWRLTFGLGVVLGLVVLLVRRNVPESPRWLIIHGREQEAERLVDSVERRVAAETGRELPPAASEITIHQRTTIGFLEIARTLFSSYRKRSALGFALFVGQAFLYNAITFGFGAILTTFFDVPSGDTGYYFAVIAAGNLLGPLLLGPLFDTVGRRIMISSTYLLSGVLLFGTAALFDSGVLSAATLTACWCVVLFFASAGASSAYLTVSEIFPMETRALAIAFFYAIGTAAGGITGPLVFADLTGSGKVGDTVLAFQIGAALMCAAGLVAAACAVRAERRSLESIATPLTAAATPSRGRAPAT; translated from the coding sequence GTGTCCGATTCAGCCTCCAGAGGAACCGGCGTGGTGACCACCGCCGTACCCGCCAGGCTGGACCGCCTGCCCTGGTCGCGCTGGCACTGGATGATCGTCATTGGCCTGGGCACCGTGTGGATCCTGGACGGCTTGGAAGTCACCGTCGTCGGGAACATCGCCGGCCGGCTCTCCGAACCCGGCAGCGGCCTGCACATCGACTCGGGCCAGATCACGGGCGTCGCGGCCGCGCTGTACGTCGCCGGGGCCTGCGTGGGCGCGCTGTTCTTCGGCCACCTGACCGACCGGTTCGGCCGCAAGCGCCTCTTCATGGTGACGCTGGTGGTGTACCTGGCGGCCACCGCGCTGACCGGCGTCTCGTTCGAGTCCTGGTGGTTCTTCGTCTTCCGCTTCCTCACCGGCCTCGGCATCGGCGGCGAGTACGCGGCCATCAACTCGGCCATCGACGAGCTCATCCCGTCCGACTACCGCGGCCGGGTCGACCTGATCATCAACGGCACCTTCTGGCTGGGCGCCATCGGCGGGTCGCTGCTGTCCATCGTGATGCTGGACACCGACCTCTTCGCGAAGGACCTCGGCTGGCGGCTCACCTTCGGGCTGGGCGTCGTGCTCGGCCTGGTGGTGCTGCTGGTGCGGCGGAACGTACCCGAGAGCCCGCGATGGCTGATCATCCACGGCCGCGAGCAGGAGGCGGAACGGCTGGTGGACTCGGTGGAACGGCGGGTGGCCGCCGAGACCGGCCGGGAACTGCCGCCGGCAGCGAGTGAGATCACCATCCACCAGCGCACCACGATCGGCTTCCTGGAGATCGCCCGCACCCTGTTCTCGTCCTACCGCAAGCGCAGCGCGCTCGGCTTCGCGCTCTTCGTCGGCCAGGCGTTCCTCTACAACGCGATCACCTTCGGCTTCGGCGCCATCCTCACCACGTTCTTCGACGTGCCGAGCGGGGACACCGGCTACTACTTCGCGGTGATCGCCGCCGGCAACCTGCTCGGGCCGCTGCTGCTCGGCCCGCTCTTCGACACCGTGGGCCGCCGCATCATGATCTCCTCCACGTACCTGCTCTCCGGGGTGCTGCTGTTCGGCACGGCTGCGCTCTTCGACAGCGGCGTGCTGAGCGCGGCCACGCTCACGGCGTGCTGGTGCGTGGTGCTGTTCTTCGCGTCGGCCGGCGCGAGCAGCGCGTACCTCACCGTCTCGGAGATCTTCCCGATGGAGACCCGCGCCCTGGCCATCGCGTTCTTCTATGCCATCGGCACGGCGGCCGGCGGCATCACGGGCCCCCTGGTCTTCGCCGACCTCACCGGCAGCGGCAAGGTCGGCGACACGGTACTGGCGTTCCAGATCGGAGCGGCGCTGATGTGCGCGGCGGGCCTGGTGGCGGCGGCGTGCGCGGTGCGCGCGGAACGCCGCTCGCTGGAGTCCATCGCCACCCCGCTCACGGCGGCGGCGACCCCGTCGCGGGGTCGCGCCCCGGCGACTTAG
- a CDS encoding endonuclease/exonuclease/phosphatase family protein, with the protein MSTSPGSIPSRMGDLTGAAGEPEPPRAGAGRLRVLTMNVLEPQYANGGLRRAALGALLEQLAPDVVALQEITGEEATRLRADGWHVAPHPHWSAEPFEGVGAVLAARRPFGRIEQDELRVTERTASTPWCGVVAAELPMPEPLGNVLVVHHKPSFPYGFEHERELQAVATARLVEEAVTVWGARHVVLAGDLDAAPDAASIRFLSGRQSLDGMSVRYQDAWLRLHRDATPSSGHTFSPRNPLVRRGDMPDEEGRRIDYIMVRCGSYGPTLRVAACERAGVEPVRGVQVSDHYGVVADLTPQSRRPGRWG; encoded by the coding sequence TTGAGCACGTCACCCGGGAGCATCCCGTCGCGGATGGGCGACCTGACGGGCGCGGCCGGCGAGCCCGAGCCGCCCCGCGCCGGCGCCGGGCGGCTGCGGGTGCTGACGATGAACGTCCTGGAGCCCCAGTACGCCAACGGCGGCCTGCGCCGGGCCGCGCTCGGGGCGCTGCTGGAGCAGCTCGCACCCGACGTCGTCGCACTCCAGGAGATCACCGGCGAGGAGGCCACGCGGCTGCGCGCCGACGGCTGGCACGTGGCGCCGCATCCGCACTGGTCGGCCGAGCCGTTCGAGGGGGTGGGGGCGGTGCTGGCCGCGCGCCGGCCGTTCGGCCGGATCGAGCAGGACGAGCTGCGGGTGACCGAGCGGACCGCGAGCACCCCGTGGTGCGGTGTCGTCGCGGCGGAGCTGCCGATGCCCGAGCCGCTGGGGAACGTGCTCGTGGTCCACCACAAGCCGAGTTTCCCGTACGGCTTCGAGCACGAACGGGAGCTTCAGGCGGTGGCCACGGCCCGGCTGGTGGAGGAGGCGGTCACGGTGTGGGGCGCCCGGCACGTGGTGCTGGCCGGCGATCTCGACGCGGCGCCGGACGCGGCGTCGATCCGGTTCCTGTCCGGCCGGCAGTCGCTGGACGGCATGAGCGTCCGCTACCAGGACGCCTGGCTCAGGCTCCACCGCGACGCCACGCCCTCTTCCGGCCACACGTTCTCGCCACGGAACCCGCTGGTCCGGCGCGGCGACATGCCGGACGAGGAGGGGCGGCGCATCGACTACATCATGGTGCGGTGCGGATCGTACGGGCCGACGCTGCGGGTGGCGGCGTGCGAACGCGCCGGGGTGGAGCCCGTACGCGGCGTCCAGGTCAGCGACCACTACGGGGTCGTCGCCGACCTGACTCCGCAGTCACGCCGTCCCGGCAGGTGGGGCTGA
- a CDS encoding ATP-binding cassette domain-containing protein: MGEGARDADQAAAAEAFISLEAVEKVFDVRRRTGLLRHEKRRVRAVDSLSFTVGRGEMVGYIGPNGAGKSTTIKMLTGILTPSGGRLRVAGIDPARERTRLARRIGVVFGQRTTLWWDLPLIDSYRLVRRMYRIPDAAYRANLDRCVELLELADLLDVPVRQLSLGQRMRGDIAAALLHDPDVLYLDEPTIGLDVVSKARVREFLRGLNDERGTTVLLTTHDLTDIEQLCRRVMVIDHGRLMYDGPLTGLHEIGAGERTLVVDLEREMPPIDTGGEARVVRTEGPRQWLAFPAGRPAAPLVAMIAAAHPLVDLSVREPDIEAVIAKMYAGQATVHPPTS, translated from the coding sequence CTGGGCGAGGGGGCCAGGGACGCCGATCAGGCCGCGGCGGCCGAGGCGTTCATCTCCCTCGAAGCCGTCGAGAAGGTCTTCGACGTGCGCCGCAGGACGGGCCTGCTGCGCCACGAGAAGCGGCGGGTGCGGGCCGTCGACTCGCTCTCCTTCACGGTCGGCCGCGGCGAGATGGTCGGCTACATCGGGCCGAACGGCGCAGGCAAGTCCACCACCATCAAGATGCTGACCGGCATCCTCACGCCCAGCGGCGGCCGGCTCCGGGTCGCCGGCATCGACCCGGCACGCGAGCGCACCCGGCTGGCCCGCCGGATCGGCGTGGTCTTCGGGCAGCGCACCACGCTCTGGTGGGACCTGCCGCTCATCGACTCCTACCGCCTGGTGCGCCGCATGTACCGCATCCCCGACGCGGCGTACCGCGCCAACCTGGACCGCTGCGTCGAACTGCTGGAGCTGGCCGACCTGCTGGACGTGCCCGTACGGCAGCTGTCGCTGGGCCAGCGGATGCGCGGCGACATCGCGGCGGCCCTGCTGCACGACCCCGACGTGCTCTACCTCGACGAGCCCACGATCGGCCTGGACGTCGTGTCGAAGGCCCGGGTACGGGAGTTCCTGCGCGGCCTGAACGACGAGCGCGGCACCACCGTGCTGCTCACCACCCACGACCTCACGGACATCGAGCAGCTCTGCCGCCGGGTGATGGTCATCGACCACGGGCGCCTGATGTACGACGGGCCGCTCACCGGGCTGCACGAGATCGGAGCGGGGGAGCGCACGCTCGTCGTGGACCTGGAACGGGAGATGCCGCCCATCGACACCGGCGGCGAGGCGCGCGTCGTACGGACCGAGGGGCCGCGCCAGTGGCTGGCCTTCCCCGCGGGCCGCCCGGCCGCCCCGCTGGTGGCGATGATCGCCGCCGCCCACCCGCTCGTCGACCTGTCCGTGCGGGAGCCGGACATCGAGGCCGTCATCGCAAAGATGTATGCCGGGCAGGCGACCGTGCACCCCCCGACCTCGTAG
- a CDS encoding DUF445 domain-containing protein, whose product MKATATGLLLFVAVVYVLAKWAQNSGAGAWAGYLAAACEAGMVGALADWFAVTALFRHPLGLPIPHTAIIPTKKDQLGVSLGEFVGENFLSSEVVRSRLRAVGISGRLGGWLARPEHADRVTAELATALRGALTVLRDSDVQAVVGEAITRRAEAQEIAPGIGKLLERIVADRGHTRVVDLVVTRAHDWLVLHGDSVVDAVQGGAPGWTPRFVDRRVGERVYRELLRFVTEMRDMPEHPARGALDRFLRDFASDLQADTETRARVERLKGEVLARSEVQDLIASAWGAVRGMIVAAAEDERSELRLRVRASLLSLGSRMTADARLRGKVDGWVEGAAVYVVSTYQREITALITDTVAGWDPDQTTRKIEAHIGRDLQFIRINGTVVGSLAGLAIYTVSRAVGA is encoded by the coding sequence ATGAAGGCGACGGCCACCGGGCTGCTGCTCTTCGTCGCCGTCGTCTACGTGCTGGCGAAGTGGGCGCAGAACAGCGGTGCCGGCGCCTGGGCCGGGTACCTCGCGGCGGCCTGCGAGGCCGGCATGGTCGGCGCGCTCGCCGACTGGTTCGCGGTCACCGCCCTCTTCCGCCACCCCCTCGGCCTGCCCATCCCGCACACCGCCATCATCCCGACGAAGAAGGACCAGCTCGGCGTCTCGCTGGGGGAGTTCGTCGGGGAGAACTTCCTCTCCTCCGAGGTGGTCAGGAGCAGGCTGCGCGCGGTCGGCATCTCCGGTCGGCTGGGCGGGTGGCTGGCCCGGCCGGAGCACGCCGACCGGGTCACCGCCGAGCTGGCCACCGCGCTGCGCGGCGCCCTGACCGTGCTGCGGGACTCCGACGTGCAGGCCGTGGTCGGCGAGGCGATCACCCGGCGCGCCGAGGCGCAGGAGATCGCCCCCGGCATCGGCAAGCTGCTGGAGCGGATCGTGGCGGACCGCGGCCACACCCGCGTCGTCGACCTGGTCGTCACCCGCGCGCACGACTGGCTGGTGCTGCACGGCGACTCGGTGGTCGACGCGGTGCAGGGCGGCGCGCCCGGGTGGACGCCGCGGTTCGTGGACCGCCGGGTCGGCGAGCGGGTCTACCGCGAACTCCTCCGGTTCGTCACCGAGATGCGCGACATGCCCGAGCACCCGGCCCGCGGCGCCCTGGACCGCTTCCTGCGCGACTTCGCGTCCGACCTTCAGGCCGACACGGAGACCCGGGCTCGGGTGGAGCGGCTCAAGGGGGAGGTGCTGGCGCGCTCCGAGGTGCAGGACCTGATCGCCTCGGCGTGGGGCGCGGTACGCGGCATGATCGTCGCGGCGGCCGAGGACGAGCGCAGCGAGCTGCGGCTGCGGGTGCGCGCGTCGCTGCTGTCGCTGGGCAGCCGGATGACCGCGGACGCCCGGCTGCGCGGCAAGGTGGACGGCTGGGTGGAGGGCGCGGCGGTGTACGTGGTCTCCACCTACCAGAGAGAGATCACCGCTCTCATCACGGACACGGTGGCCGGCTGGGACCCCGACCAGACCACGCGCAAGATCGAGGCCCACATCGGCCGCGACCTCCAGTTCATCAGGATCAACGGCACGGTGGTCGGCTCGCTCGCGGGCCTGGCGATCTACACGGTGTCGCGGGCGGTGGGGGCGTAG
- a CDS encoding SGNH/GDSL hydrolase family protein — protein MTKRHDGGPGPLSPARYGALLAALVAVIVVVSTAIYVGTSRSDGSGRDTLADSHPSRGGAAAASVDTWVSAWSTAPSGAEPGTELTGLAGRSVRNVVHTTAGGTHARITLSNLYGQQPLTITHASLAVAAAPGTPAAAFGTLRRLTFGGASSVVIPAGEQTLSDPVRLHVTPGSDLLVSTYSPTESGPVTYHAHARQISYVAEGDRTEDTSGSSYTQQVPFWRYVTALDVLSGDADGTVVVVGDSLTDGITSTTGANHRWTDVLADRLRTETGAPRFSVANEGISGNRILTDGPGRPPVNLSGLARFQRDALGRAGVKAVVIALGVNDILHDQPYANAGRIVDGLRELVRQAHGRGLRVVGATLMPFGGHVGYQRRLEGIRETVNQQIRAGRVFDHVVDFDAALRDPYAPRRLRPEYDSGDHLHPSDAGYRKMAESFNLSDLKSAAAASL, from the coding sequence ATGACCAAGCGTCACGACGGGGGCCCGGGACCGCTGTCCCCCGCCAGATACGGTGCGCTGCTCGCAGCGCTCGTCGCCGTGATCGTGGTCGTCTCGACCGCCATCTACGTCGGTACGTCCCGCAGCGACGGCAGCGGCCGGGACACCCTGGCGGACTCGCACCCCTCGCGGGGCGGTGCCGCGGCGGCCTCCGTGGACACCTGGGTCTCCGCCTGGTCCACGGCTCCCAGCGGCGCCGAGCCGGGCACCGAGCTGACCGGACTCGCGGGCCGCTCGGTGCGCAACGTCGTGCACACCACCGCGGGCGGCACGCACGCCAGGATCACCCTGTCGAACCTGTACGGGCAGCAGCCCCTCACGATCACGCATGCCTCGCTCGCGGTGGCCGCCGCCCCCGGCACCCCGGCGGCCGCGTTCGGCACGCTGCGCAGGCTGACGTTCGGCGGCGCCTCCTCGGTGGTGATCCCGGCGGGCGAGCAGACGCTCAGCGACCCGGTGCGGCTGCACGTGACGCCCGGCTCCGACCTGCTGGTGAGCACGTACTCGCCGACCGAGTCGGGCCCGGTGACGTACCACGCGCACGCCCGCCAGATCTCGTACGTCGCCGAGGGCGACCGCACCGAGGACACCAGCGGCTCGTCCTACACCCAGCAGGTGCCGTTCTGGCGCTACGTGACGGCGCTGGACGTGCTGAGCGGCGACGCGGACGGCACCGTGGTCGTCGTCGGCGACTCGCTCACCGACGGCATCACCTCCACCACCGGCGCGAACCACCGCTGGACCGACGTCCTCGCCGACCGGCTGCGCACGGAGACGGGCGCGCCCCGGTTCTCCGTCGCCAACGAGGGCATCAGCGGCAACCGGATCCTGACCGACGGCCCCGGGCGGCCGCCCGTGAACCTGAGCGGCCTCGCCCGCTTCCAGCGCGACGCGCTCGGCCGGGCGGGCGTGAAGGCGGTCGTGATCGCCCTGGGCGTCAACGACATCCTGCACGACCAGCCCTACGCGAACGCCGGCCGCATCGTCGACGGCCTGCGCGAGCTGGTGCGGCAGGCGCACGGGCGCGGGCTGCGTGTCGTGGGGGCGACGCTGATGCCGTTCGGGGGGCATGTGGGGTACCAGCGGCGGCTGGAGGGCATCCGGGAGACGGTCAATCAGCAGATCCGCGCGGGCCGGGTGTTCGACCACGTCGTCGACTTCGACGCGGCCCTGCGCGACCCGTACGCGCCGCGCAGGCTCCGCCCCGAGTACGACTCGGGGGACCACCTGCACCCGAGCGACGCGGGTTACCGGAAGATGGCGGAGTCCTTCAACCTCAGCGACCTGAAGAGCGCGGCGGCGGCGTCTCTCTGA
- a CDS encoding SpoIIE family protein phosphatase → MQSPVAIAGSGLEQLDLVLTEAVREAGATSGMLYLLPRGEQVLRLATLTGVPQQIMTPWIRVRLAAPLPASDAVREHRLVWLSSQEEVARRYPGTSLVLPYRFAIAAMPITEGGTDWGCLALGWSGSHLPQLAPDEREAMENCCRSLGMLLRSADGMGRPVLPGTQPRLLQPQRARTPSREAALAAADFAQRLPGGCCSLDVQGRVSFVSDNAAEMLGAEASELQGATLREVLPWMDDPVFEDRYRSAVISRESTSCSVLKPPDDWLTFYIHADGHGVSMRIVSAATDEAPDSASLLRPPASPGRATALYYLVHLAATLTEALGVQDVVEHVTDEIMPVFRAQALALMVADEGRLRIIGHRGYPAELMREFDAAPLDADTPASHILTTGIPRFFTSFAELKRAYPKAVLRDYKSSWAFLPLIASGRIVGSLVLAYDRTHTFAEDERSILTALAGLIAQALDRARLYDSTQDLARSLQASLLPQALPHVPGLKVVARYLPATRGMDIGGDFYDVMRDGPASTAVTIGDVQGHSVSAAALMGQVRTAVHATAGSPPGEVLSRTNRLLTDLDPGLFTSCLHARLDLVRHRACLASAGHPPPLLRHADGHTEVIDLPVGLLLGIDSAADYATTEVDLPPGAVLVFYTDGLVEAPRTDPDEATAALADAVARAGNQPMEALADTLVQHASRHTPRLDDLAVLLIQTSHGGPASVRQG, encoded by the coding sequence GTGCAGAGTCCGGTCGCCATCGCAGGTTCCGGCCTCGAACAGCTCGATCTCGTGCTGACCGAGGCCGTGCGGGAGGCCGGTGCCACCTCAGGCATGCTCTACCTGCTGCCGAGGGGCGAGCAGGTGCTGCGGCTGGCGACGCTGACGGGAGTCCCGCAGCAGATCATGACCCCCTGGATACGGGTGCGGCTCGCCGCACCCCTCCCGGCGAGCGATGCCGTCCGCGAACACCGCCTGGTGTGGCTGAGCAGCCAGGAAGAGGTGGCCCGGCGCTACCCCGGCACCTCCCTCGTGCTGCCCTACCGTTTCGCCATCGCCGCCATGCCGATCACCGAGGGCGGCACCGACTGGGGCTGCCTGGCGCTCGGCTGGTCGGGCTCGCACCTGCCCCAGCTCGCGCCGGACGAGCGCGAAGCCATGGAGAACTGCTGCCGCAGCCTCGGCATGCTGCTGCGCAGCGCCGACGGCATGGGCCGTCCCGTGCTGCCCGGCACCCAGCCGAGGCTGCTGCAACCGCAGCGCGCCCGCACCCCGTCGCGGGAAGCGGCGCTCGCCGCGGCCGACTTCGCCCAGCGGCTGCCGGGCGGCTGCTGCTCGCTCGACGTCCAGGGCCGGGTGAGCTTCGTCTCCGACAACGCGGCCGAGATGCTGGGCGCCGAGGCGTCCGAGCTACAGGGCGCCACCCTCCGCGAGGTGCTGCCCTGGATGGACGACCCCGTCTTCGAGGACCGCTACCGCTCCGCGGTGATCAGCCGCGAGTCCACGTCCTGCAGCGTCCTCAAGCCCCCGGACGACTGGCTCACGTTCTACATCCACGCGGACGGCCACGGCGTGAGCATGCGCATCGTCTCCGCCGCGACGGACGAGGCCCCGGACAGCGCGTCGCTGCTGCGGCCCCCCGCCTCCCCGGGGCGGGCCACGGCGCTGTACTACCTGGTGCACCTGGCCGCCACGCTCACCGAGGCGCTGGGGGTGCAGGACGTGGTCGAGCACGTCACCGACGAGATCATGCCCGTCTTCCGCGCGCAGGCGCTGGCGCTGATGGTCGCCGACGAGGGCCGGCTGCGGATCATCGGCCACCGCGGATACCCGGCCGAGCTGATGCGCGAGTTCGACGCCGCGCCGCTCGACGCGGACACCCCGGCCAGCCACATCCTGACCACCGGCATACCCCGCTTCTTCACCAGCTTCGCCGAGCTCAAGCGCGCCTATCCCAAGGCGGTCCTGCGGGACTACAAGTCGTCCTGGGCGTTCCTGCCACTGATCGCGTCCGGCCGCATCGTCGGCTCGCTGGTGCTCGCCTACGACCGGACGCACACCTTCGCGGAGGACGAGCGCTCCATCCTCACCGCGCTCGCCGGCCTGATCGCGCAGGCCCTGGACCGGGCCCGGCTCTACGACTCCACGCAGGACCTCGCCCGCAGCCTCCAGGCCAGCCTGCTGCCCCAGGCACTGCCGCACGTGCCCGGCCTCAAGGTGGTCGCCCGCTACCTGCCGGCGACCCGCGGCATGGACATCGGCGGCGACTTCTACGACGTGATGCGCGACGGGCCCGCCAGCACGGCGGTGACGATCGGCGACGTCCAGGGGCACAGCGTGTCCGCGGCGGCGCTGATGGGGCAGGTGCGCACCGCGGTGCACGCCACCGCGGGGTCGCCGCCCGGCGAGGTGCTCTCCCGCACCAACCGGCTGCTCACGGACCTCGACCCCGGGCTGTTCACCAGCTGCCTGCACGCCCGGCTGGACCTCGTCCGGCACCGCGCCTGCCTGGCCTCGGCGGGCCATCCCCCGCCGCTGCTGCGGCACGCCGACGGGCACACCGAGGTGATCGACCTGCCGGTCGGACTGCTGCTGGGCATCGACTCCGCGGCGGACTACGCGACGACGGAGGTGGACCTGCCGCCCGGTGCGGTGCTGGTGTTCTACACCGACGGTCTGGTGGAGGCGCCGCGGACCGATCCGGACGAGGCGACCGCGGCGCTCGCCGACGCCGTCGCCCGTGCGGGGAACCAGCCCATGGAGGCGCTCGCCGACACCCTGGTGCAGCATGCGTCGCGGCACACGCCGCGGCTGGACGACCTCGCGGTACTCCTCATCCAGACCTCACACGGCGGCCCGGCCTCGGTACGCCAGGGGTGA
- a CDS encoding ABC transporter permease yields the protein MAEGSAAVGAAHRAPAVPPHLDRPERRRDLLAHGLRCYGLIAAMWIRSTLAYRASFAMTLFGSFVATAFDFAAILLMFSQVDSLGGYALPEVALLYGTAATAFGLADLVMGSTERLGRRVRDGTLDVLLVRPVPVLAQVAADRFALRRLGRVTQGALVLGYGLAAAPIAWTPQKVLLLPVMLVSGAAVFSAVFVAGAAFQFVAQDAAEVQNSLTYGGTTLLQYPPTVFAKDLVRGVTFIVPLAFVNWLPALYILGRPYPVHLPQWVAWAPPPVALACCALAGVAWRAALRSYRSTGS from the coding sequence GTGGCTGAGGGCTCCGCGGCGGTGGGCGCCGCGCACCGCGCGCCCGCTGTCCCGCCGCACCTCGACCGGCCGGAACGGCGCCGGGACCTCCTCGCGCACGGCCTGCGCTGCTACGGGCTGATCGCCGCCATGTGGATCCGCTCCACGCTCGCGTACCGCGCCTCCTTCGCGATGACGTTGTTCGGCAGCTTCGTCGCCACCGCGTTCGACTTCGCCGCGATCCTGCTGATGTTCTCCCAGGTGGACTCCCTCGGCGGGTACGCGCTGCCCGAGGTCGCCCTGCTGTACGGCACCGCGGCCACCGCGTTCGGCCTGGCGGACCTGGTGATGGGCTCGACGGAGCGGCTGGGCCGGCGGGTGCGGGACGGCACGCTGGACGTCCTGCTGGTGCGCCCGGTGCCGGTGCTCGCGCAGGTCGCCGCGGACCGGTTCGCGCTGCGCCGCCTCGGCCGCGTCACCCAGGGGGCGCTGGTGCTCGGCTACGGTCTCGCCGCCGCCCCGATCGCCTGGACCCCGCAGAAGGTGCTGCTGCTGCCGGTGATGCTGGTCAGCGGGGCGGCCGTCTTCTCGGCGGTGTTCGTGGCCGGCGCCGCGTTCCAGTTCGTCGCGCAGGATGCCGCCGAGGTGCAGAACTCCCTCACGTACGGCGGCACCACGCTGCTCCAGTACCCGCCGACGGTGTTCGCCAAGGACCTGGTGCGCGGGGTGACCTTCATCGTGCCCCTGGCCTTCGTCAACTGGCTGCCCGCCCTCTACATCCTGGGCCGCCCCTACCCCGTCCACCTGCCGCAGTGGGTCGCCTGGGCGCCCCCGCCGGTCGCGCTGGCCTGCTGCGCGCTGGCGGGCGTGGCCTGGCGCGCGGCCCTCCGCTCGTACCGCAGCACCGGGAGCTGA
- a CDS encoding DUF1707 domain-containing protein gives MRASDADRERVAEQLREAMAEGRLDMEEFQERLEATYRARTYGELAPITRDLPASGAPVAPVSTTKRPAAPAGAEWPARIGAEPTSSGAFAFWGGFVRRGRWTISKVFTAFAMWGGGEIDLRDASFEDRETVIRCFTIMGGVQVTVPPDVNVDVSGIGIMGGFGNRGADEGDPAAPRVKITGFALLGGVGVERKVSSAEKLRRKEERRALEMDRRRYHDERRRDRLDAREARRESRRGRR, from the coding sequence CTGCGCGCCTCGGACGCCGACCGCGAGCGGGTCGCCGAGCAGCTCAGGGAGGCCATGGCCGAGGGCCGGCTGGACATGGAGGAGTTCCAGGAGCGCCTGGAGGCCACCTACCGCGCCAGGACCTACGGCGAGCTGGCCCCCATCACCCGCGACCTGCCCGCCTCCGGCGCCCCCGTCGCACCCGTCTCCACGACCAAGCGGCCGGCAGCGCCCGCCGGCGCCGAGTGGCCCGCCCGGATCGGGGCTGAGCCCACGTCGTCGGGGGCGTTCGCGTTCTGGGGCGGCTTCGTGCGCAGGGGCCGGTGGACCATCTCCAAGGTCTTCACGGCGTTCGCGATGTGGGGCGGCGGCGAGATCGACCTGCGGGACGCGTCGTTCGAGGACCGCGAGACGGTCATCCGGTGCTTCACGATCATGGGCGGCGTGCAGGTGACGGTGCCGCCCGACGTCAACGTGGACGTCTCCGGCATCGGCATCATGGGCGGCTTCGGCAACCGCGGCGCCGACGAGGGCGATCCCGCGGCGCCCCGCGTGAAGATCACCGGCTTCGCGCTGCTGGGGGGCGTGGGCGTGGAGCGGAAGGTGAGCAGCGCCGAGAAGTTGCGGCGCAAGGAAGAGCGGCGGGCTCTGGAGATGGACCGGCGCCGGTACCACGACGAGCGGCGCCGTGACCGCCTGGACGCGCGGGAGGCGCGGCGCGAGTCGCGCCGGGGGCGCCGTTAG